Proteins from one Sarcophilus harrisii chromosome 2, mSarHar1.11, whole genome shotgun sequence genomic window:
- the BMP10 gene encoding bone morphogenetic protein 10: MGSQVFRLYVILCLGASLGSGNPIMSLEDSPLEEDLPLLDDVFSEQDGVDFTTLLQSVKNEFLKTLNLSEIPLPNSAKVDPPEYMLELYNRFATDRTSMPSANIIRSFKNEDLFSRPTSFNGLQKYQLLFNISIPHHEEIIMAELRLYALTQRNHLLYDGVERKVTIFEVQENEGEERKLLVLVSGEIYGTRNEWEAFDVTDAIRHWRKSGSTTHRLEVHIESRNEETELSVRDQLEIDISDHNKHVPLLIVFSDDQSSDKKEEKEELDEMIDHEDLLELDNLETDDFHDGPGEEALLQMRSNIIYDSTARIRRNAKGNYCKKTPLYIDFKEIGWDSWIIAPPGYEAYECRGVCSYPLAEHLTPTKHAIIQALVHLKNPQKAAKACCVPTKLDPISILYLDKGVVTYKFKYEGMAVSECGCR; this comes from the exons ATGGGCTCCCAAGTTTTCCGGCTGTATGTAATCCTCTGTCTGGGAGCCTCCTTGGGATCTGGCAACCCCATCATGAGCCTGGAAGACTCTCCCCTGGAAGAAGATCTGCCTCTGCTGGATGATGTTTTTTCAGAACAAGATGGTGTTGACTTTACTACTCTGCTACAAAGTGTGAAAAATGAATTTCTGAAGACATTGAACCTGTCTGAAATCCCCCTGCCCAATTCGGCCAAGGTTGACCCACCAGAGTACATGTTAGAACTATATAACAGATTTGCAACTGATCGAACCTCAATGCCATCTGCAAATATCATTAGaagtttcaaaaatgaag atctgttttctcGACCAACGAGCTTTAATGGACTCCAAAAATATCAACTCCTCTTCAACATATCCATCCCTCACCATGAAGAGATCATCATGGCTGAACTCAGACTTTACGCTTTGACCCAGAGGAACCACCTGTTATATGATGGAGTGGAACGAAAAGTGACCATTTTCGAAGTgcaagaaaatgaaggagaagaaagaaaattgttggTTTTGGTGTCAGGAGAGATCTATGGAACCAGGAATGAGTGGGAGGCTTTTGATGTCACAGATGCCATCAGACACTGGCGAAAGTCAGGTTCTACTACCCACCGACTAGAGGTCCACATAGAGAGTAGAAATGAAGAGACTGAGCTTTCAGTGAGAGATCAGCTGGAGATAGACATCAGTGACCATAACAAACATGTTCCTTTACTCATTGTGTTTTCTGATGACCAGAGCAgtgacaaaaaagaagaaaaagaggaactaGATGAAATGATAGATCATGAAGACCTTCTGGAATTGGACAACCTAGAAACTGATGATTTCCATGATGGTCCTGGAGAAGAAGCTCTTTTGCAGATGAGATCCAACATTATTTATGACTCCACTGCCCGGATCAGGAGAAATGCCAAGGGAAACTATTGCAAAAAGACACCACTTTATATTGATTTCAAGGAAATCGGTTGGGATTCCTGGATCATAGCTCCTCCAGGATATGAAGCATATGAGTGCCGGGGAGTTTGTTCTTACCCTCTGGCAGAACATCTCACACCCACAAAGCATGCCATCATCCAAGCATTAGTCCACCTGAAGAATCCCCAGAAAGCTGCCAAGGCTTGTTGTGTGCCTACTAAACTGGATCCCATCTCCATCCTCTACTTGGACAAAGGGGTTGTCACCTATAAGTTTAAATATGAAGGCATGGCTGTATCAGAATGTGGCTGTAGATAG